One region of Trinickia violacea genomic DNA includes:
- a CDS encoding c-type cytochrome, with amino-acid sequence MNAKLNRIATVWVAPVLLGAVAAVVGSHYLPESIAEQAKRQAELVPPVYFTAVNVTLPSGSVMFPPGEGSEIANANCVMCHSTGMVLRQPAMTISEWKIEIMKMRGAFGAPLPADQVDALARYLGVVNGKKSESGPSAVDNQAS; translated from the coding sequence ATGAATGCGAAGCTAAACCGAATTGCGACTGTCTGGGTGGCGCCCGTTCTGTTAGGCGCGGTTGCTGCGGTGGTGGGCAGCCACTACCTGCCGGAATCCATTGCCGAGCAGGCGAAGCGGCAGGCCGAACTGGTCCCTCCAGTTTATTTCACTGCGGTCAACGTCACGCTGCCCTCAGGCTCGGTGATGTTCCCGCCCGGTGAGGGCTCGGAAATCGCGAACGCCAACTGTGTGATGTGTCATTCGACGGGCATGGTTTTACGGCAGCCCGCAATGACGATAAGCGAGTGGAAAATCGAGATCATGAAGATGCGCGGCGCGTTTGGCGCACCGCTTCCCGCTGATCAAGTGGATGCACTCGCCCGCTACCTCGGTGTCGTTAATGGGAAGAAGAGTGAATCGGGTCCCTCTGCCGTCGACAATCAAGCAAGCTGA
- a CDS encoding response regulator transcription factor: protein MESANELVYLVDDDRRVQEALSALLLANGRNVRAFSSGGEFLNTPRQNAVACLILDMRMPGMSGLEVQKLIRMDSPIPVIFITGMGDVPSVVLAMKGGAVDFLTKPVDEDALMRAVDAALARAHVLRKEAEDATMLQALYQSLTPREQEILPLLASGLLNKQAAGILGITEYTVQVHRGHIMRKMQADSFAALVKQASKLQLEASPKTTFNA, encoded by the coding sequence ATGGAATCCGCAAACGAACTGGTGTATTTGGTGGACGACGACAGGCGGGTGCAAGAAGCACTTTCTGCGCTGCTGCTCGCAAATGGAAGAAACGTCCGGGCATTCAGCTCCGGTGGAGAGTTTCTGAACACACCGCGTCAAAACGCCGTTGCGTGTCTGATCTTGGATATGAGAATGCCGGGCATGAGTGGCCTGGAGGTGCAGAAGCTCATCCGCATGGATTCTCCGATTCCCGTCATTTTCATTACTGGAATGGGCGACGTGCCGTCTGTGGTCCTGGCCATGAAGGGCGGGGCTGTTGATTTCCTCACAAAACCCGTCGATGAAGACGCGTTGATGCGCGCCGTCGATGCAGCCCTCGCAAGGGCGCACGTTCTTCGCAAGGAGGCGGAGGATGCGACGATGCTCCAAGCTCTCTATCAATCGTTGACGCCTCGCGAGCAGGAGATTTTGCCTTTGCTCGCAAGCGGCCTGCTCAACAAACAGGCGGCAGGAATCCTTGGTATCACCGAATACACCGTGCAGGTGCATCGCGGCCATATCATGAGAAAAATGCAAGCAGATTCATTCGCCGCTCTGGTAAAGCAGGCAAGCAAGCTACAGCTCGAAGCCTCGCCTAAAACCACGTTCAATGCCTGA
- a CDS encoding sensor histidine kinase: MSIAADLTLVVERTLAILTQLDGYKLLAPAAKQDVHESVALSAKVWFETLLSGEPPSAQDMDVFREISQRHEHQRVPLQSLLQSLRLGLGEIWSTYIALGELDERIAKELLADVSLYLLDYFDLIAQITVRAYLSEQYRQPRWAELAIAIEEGARQSESVRHHLVALLDRLAEEPHLLSRLEVEHAREQRGTDAASAQVMKFFGLDVDIDDREELSKALRDAQERLAQASRLAAVAELSASIAHEINQPLQAIVAHGRACVRWLAATPPRIDEAKHSAEQVLRDANAAADVVSRIRALFRHTAPQKVDLDINKLILQVCTLMADDIQRNAISLETMLGEDVPKISADAVQIQQVIVNLVRNAIEALATTEERPKLLVIRSRRDADNVVVDVVDHGPGQLDFEKIFEPFFTTKKTGMGIGLAICRSIIDAHVGDIWAVRNVSRGVTFSFSLPIARSSTTAH, translated from the coding sequence GTGTCAATCGCAGCCGATCTGACGCTTGTTGTCGAACGTACGCTTGCGATCCTGACGCAGCTCGACGGATACAAGTTGCTCGCACCGGCAGCGAAACAGGACGTTCACGAATCCGTTGCGCTGTCAGCCAAGGTATGGTTCGAAACGCTGTTGTCGGGCGAACCCCCATCGGCACAGGACATGGACGTCTTTCGGGAAATCAGCCAAAGACATGAGCATCAACGCGTGCCGCTGCAGAGTCTCCTGCAGTCGTTGCGCCTAGGGTTGGGGGAAATCTGGAGCACATACATCGCACTGGGGGAGTTGGACGAGCGTATCGCCAAAGAACTTCTGGCAGACGTCTCGCTGTATCTTTTGGATTACTTCGATCTCATTGCACAGATCACTGTCCGGGCCTATCTGTCTGAGCAATATCGGCAGCCGCGCTGGGCGGAATTGGCCATCGCAATCGAGGAAGGCGCGCGCCAATCCGAAAGTGTGCGACACCATCTTGTCGCGCTGCTCGATCGCTTGGCAGAGGAGCCGCACTTGCTGTCAAGGCTCGAAGTCGAGCACGCTCGAGAGCAACGCGGTACTGACGCGGCCAGCGCGCAAGTGATGAAGTTCTTCGGCCTCGATGTCGACATCGACGATCGCGAAGAACTGTCGAAGGCCTTGCGCGATGCGCAGGAGAGGCTCGCGCAGGCGTCGAGGCTCGCGGCTGTCGCCGAACTGTCCGCCTCCATCGCCCACGAAATCAACCAACCGCTCCAAGCCATCGTGGCGCATGGGCGCGCATGCGTGCGATGGCTCGCTGCAACGCCGCCCAGGATTGACGAAGCCAAACACTCGGCCGAGCAGGTGCTCCGAGACGCGAATGCCGCAGCTGACGTGGTAAGCCGTATTCGAGCGCTCTTCAGGCACACGGCTCCCCAAAAGGTCGATCTCGACATCAATAAGCTGATCCTTCAGGTATGCACGCTGATGGCCGACGATATCCAGCGCAACGCGATTTCGCTCGAGACAATGTTGGGCGAAGACGTGCCGAAGATCAGCGCCGACGCGGTTCAGATTCAGCAAGTGATCGTGAACCTCGTGCGCAACGCAATCGAAGCGTTAGCGACGACGGAGGAACGACCGAAGCTGCTGGTGATCCGCTCGCGTCGCGATGCGGACAATGTGGTGGTCGACGTGGTGGATCATGGGCCAGGGCAACTGGACTTTGAGAAGATCTTCGAGCCGTTTTTCACCACGAAAAAAACGGGAATGGGCATTGGACTGGCCATCTGCCGATCCATCATCGACGCACACGTTGGTGACATTTGGGCCGTGCGCAACGTGTCCCGCGGGGTAACCTTCAGCTTCAGCCTTCCGATAGCGAGGTCGAGCACAACAGCACATTGA
- a CDS encoding LuxR C-terminal-related transcriptional regulator, with the protein MRVIVETPVSGPHLFLATKVVPPRLPMDLIDRPRLVGLAERVECKRLTVIKAPAGFGKTSLAVAWLDRLRASGAQVAWLSLDAEDDEPARFLNYLAHALRHTCGGVGAAAISLTADSAFVPSHVVVSTLVSDLVEVDDEVVLFLDDYHLVSDPAVHDAMSFFIEKAPPHVHVVLCSRTDPSLPLARLRAGGDLLEIDASALRFDLDETRHFVEHALPGMRNASYIETLFTRTAGWAAALRISMSVVSRKECQPAQGRNAPSGTSRPFAAYIEQIFEQLPTEMVEFMLRTSILDRLSAPLCEAITGLRTSQRMLDEIAEGQLLLQALDCDGRWFRHHHLMGDYLRAKLEVQHADEVAELHCRACEWYGGQELWGEAVKHAIAAGNTDNAIRLMERCAMALVKKGDLLTLLDLQRRFPANQAGARVKITLATAWGMALAMRFDEALLMLDTVERDIPSHASAERVEDRWECQAIRSVVAALKDDPERGLALAEPCVKRQSADIWTTNVASNVVRLAHWKAGNLEDLYATPWSSYSIEEDQRNLYSSVYRLCLLGHAEMQQLHIGLAERYFTESMRVAELYAGPDSIAVAQCAPLVGQIWYEQGRLDETETLIAGLMPVIDVAVLLDSVLIAYRILIRIAVARSDVRQAYALVDRAQALGRARQWERMAAVALVERIRLNLAEGRVVEAAACVAQLDQVARSHPHPSHSISLEIENYRAIGAASVAAAQQRTEEATVVLSAALQSAERRHEDFLAIRLRTMLALVWLAANERTRAIEVFREVLKVAAPAGVCQSILDVGPEIGELLHAVYEDAHQTAQTNELISYIEHLLDAWRLLYQPGGYRQRDTERGSLSSRECEIVDLIAGGQSNKEIAKTLGIGAETVKTHVKNIFMKLDVDKRAHAVARARDLGLLGPH; encoded by the coding sequence ATGCGTGTGATTGTAGAAACGCCCGTGAGCGGGCCGCACCTTTTCCTTGCAACGAAGGTCGTTCCGCCGCGCTTGCCGATGGATTTGATTGATCGTCCGCGGCTCGTCGGTCTGGCTGAGCGCGTCGAGTGCAAACGTCTCACCGTGATCAAAGCGCCCGCTGGGTTCGGCAAAACTTCGCTGGCGGTCGCCTGGTTGGACCGGCTGCGCGCGAGCGGTGCACAGGTGGCGTGGCTGTCGCTCGACGCGGAGGACGACGAACCCGCGCGCTTCCTCAATTATCTGGCGCATGCGTTGCGGCATACCTGCGGCGGTGTGGGCGCTGCGGCGATCAGCCTGACCGCCGACTCCGCGTTTGTCCCTTCACACGTCGTCGTTTCCACGCTAGTTAGCGACCTTGTCGAAGTCGACGACGAGGTCGTCCTGTTTTTGGACGACTATCACCTGGTCAGCGATCCAGCCGTACACGATGCGATGTCGTTCTTTATCGAAAAGGCACCGCCGCATGTGCATGTGGTCCTCTGCAGCCGCACAGATCCATCGCTGCCGCTCGCGAGGCTGAGAGCGGGAGGCGACCTGCTGGAAATCGATGCGTCGGCGTTACGTTTCGACCTCGACGAAACGAGGCACTTCGTCGAACATGCATTGCCCGGTATGCGGAACGCCTCCTACATTGAGACGCTTTTTACGCGCACAGCAGGTTGGGCTGCGGCGTTGCGCATCTCGATGTCCGTGGTGTCGCGCAAGGAATGCCAACCGGCTCAGGGGCGTAATGCGCCGTCGGGTACGTCGCGCCCGTTCGCCGCCTACATCGAACAAATTTTCGAGCAATTGCCCACGGAAATGGTCGAGTTCATGCTGCGCACGTCGATACTCGATCGATTGAGCGCGCCGCTCTGCGAGGCGATAACAGGCCTGCGCACGAGCCAGCGCATGCTGGACGAAATCGCCGAGGGCCAGTTACTGTTGCAAGCGCTCGACTGCGACGGGCGATGGTTCCGTCATCATCATCTGATGGGCGATTACCTGCGAGCGAAGCTCGAGGTACAGCACGCCGATGAGGTGGCGGAATTGCATTGCCGCGCATGCGAGTGGTATGGCGGGCAGGAGCTTTGGGGTGAGGCGGTCAAACACGCGATCGCCGCGGGCAACACAGATAACGCGATTCGCCTGATGGAGCGGTGCGCGATGGCGCTGGTCAAGAAAGGCGATCTGCTCACGCTGCTCGATTTGCAACGCCGGTTTCCCGCGAACCAGGCTGGCGCACGGGTGAAGATTACGCTGGCGACCGCTTGGGGAATGGCGCTCGCCATGCGTTTCGACGAAGCGCTCTTGATGCTGGATACCGTCGAACGTGATATTCCGTCCCACGCTAGCGCTGAACGCGTGGAGGACCGGTGGGAATGCCAGGCGATCCGCTCGGTCGTCGCGGCACTGAAGGACGATCCCGAGCGGGGGCTCGCTCTCGCCGAGCCATGCGTCAAGCGGCAGTCCGCCGATATTTGGACAACCAATGTGGCATCCAATGTCGTGCGCCTCGCGCATTGGAAGGCCGGCAACCTGGAAGACCTTTACGCAACGCCGTGGAGTTCCTATTCAATCGAAGAAGACCAGCGCAACCTGTATTCGTCGGTCTACAGGCTGTGCCTGCTGGGACATGCGGAGATGCAGCAGTTGCACATCGGGCTTGCCGAACGGTATTTCACGGAATCGATGCGAGTAGCCGAACTCTATGCCGGTCCCGATTCGATCGCGGTAGCGCAGTGCGCACCATTGGTCGGACAAATCTGGTACGAGCAAGGCCGGCTGGACGAGACTGAAACGCTGATTGCGGGGTTAATGCCAGTGATTGACGTTGCGGTCTTGCTCGATAGCGTGTTGATCGCCTATCGCATCCTCATCCGAATCGCAGTCGCGCGTTCGGATGTGAGGCAGGCGTACGCGTTGGTCGACCGCGCGCAGGCGTTGGGCCGCGCACGTCAATGGGAACGGATGGCCGCCGTCGCCCTTGTCGAACGCATACGGCTAAATCTTGCGGAAGGTCGTGTGGTCGAGGCTGCTGCATGCGTTGCGCAACTCGATCAGGTGGCACGCTCCCATCCCCATCCTTCACATTCCATCTCGCTCGAGATCGAAAACTACCGTGCAATCGGGGCGGCCTCTGTTGCCGCGGCCCAGCAGCGGACGGAAGAGGCCACCGTGGTGCTGAGCGCCGCGCTGCAGAGCGCCGAACGACGGCATGAAGATTTCCTGGCGATACGTTTGCGAACCATGCTTGCGCTGGTCTGGCTGGCGGCGAACGAACGCACCCGTGCAATCGAGGTCTTTCGCGAAGTCCTGAAGGTCGCCGCTCCCGCAGGGGTGTGCCAATCCATCCTCGACGTGGGTCCGGAAATCGGAGAGCTGCTGCATGCCGTATATGAAGACGCGCATCAGACGGCGCAAACGAACGAGCTAATCTCCTACATCGAACATCTGCTCGATGCCTGGCGGCTGCTGTATCAGCCTGGAGGTTACCGTCAGCGCGACACTGAGCGCGGATCGCTAAGCTCAAGGGAGTGCGAGATCGTCGACTTGATTGCCGGAGGACAGTCGAACAAGGAAATTGCGAAAACGCTCGGGATTGGGGCTGAAACGGTCAAAACCCATGTGAAGAACATCTTCATGAAACTAGACGTCGATAAGCGAGCTCACGCCGTCGCACGTGCGCGGGACCTCGGTCTCTTGGGTCCGCACTAG
- a CDS encoding response regulator — MIDDDRRVLEALANLLASGGYGARIYESPLDFFADGYAGLVCVITDLGMRPIDGIQVLERVVHPDAATPVIIITGKPGALTEDYYLQRGALGFFKKPVDGDALLDLLDSIA; from the coding sequence GTGATTGACGACGATCGACGCGTTCTGGAAGCTCTTGCGAACCTGCTTGCCTCTGGCGGGTATGGCGCTCGGATCTACGAATCTCCACTGGATTTTTTTGCCGACGGCTACGCCGGTCTCGTATGCGTTATCACCGACCTGGGAATGCGCCCCATCGACGGCATACAAGTGCTCGAAAGAGTGGTTCATCCTGACGCAGCAACGCCCGTCATCATTATCACAGGCAAACCGGGCGCGCTTACGGAAGACTACTATCTGCAAAGAGGCGCATTGGGCTTCTTCAAAAAGCCTGTCGATGGGGACGCGTTGTTGGACTTGCTGGATAGTATTGCTTGA